TCGGTCGCGGCGCTGCTGGCCCAGATCGATCAGGACATCGTGGACGCGCGCGCGGTCCTGGCGCGGCGCTGACCGCGCGGCCCGCGACGTCCGATCGCGCGCGAAATCGATGCGCCGGTCCGGGCGTTCTGTTATGTGAGCGACAGCACCAGGAGCGTTCCCATGACCCCGATCCGGTTCGAAGGCGCGATGACCGCGCTCGTCACCCCGATGCGCGACGGCGCGGTCGACTACGCGGCCTTGACCCAGCTGGTCGAGTGGCAGATCGCCAGCGGCATCGACGCGATCGTCGCGGTCGGCACGACCGGCGAGTCGGCCACGCTCGACGTCGACGAGCACATCGCCGTGGTCCGCGCCTGCGTCGAGACGGCCCGCGGCCGGGTCCCGATCATCGCCGGCGCCGGCGGCAACGCCACCGCCGAGGCCCTCGACCTGTCGCAGCGCTCGGCCGACGTCGGCGCCGCCGCGCTCCTGCACGTGACGCCGTACTACAACCGCCCCAACCAGGACGGCCTGCTCCGCCACTACGAGGCGATCGCCCGCGCCGTGCCGCTGCCGATCATCCTCTACAACGTGCCGACCCGCACCGGCTGCGATCTGCTGCCCGACACCGTCGTCAAGCTGGCGGCGTTCGACAACATCGTCGGGCTCAAGGAGGCCACCGGCAACATGGTGCGCGCGGCCGAGCTGATCGCGCGCGTCGGGGATCGCCTCGCGATCATCTCGGGCGACGACGGCACCGCGTTCACGATGTACGCGCTCGGCGGCAAGGGCGTCATCTCGGTCGTGTCCAACGTCGATCCCGCGCGCATGGCCCAGATGTGGGACGCCGCCGCGGCCGGCGACTGGGCCGCCGCCCGCGGCCACCACTTCGCGCTGCGCGCGCTGATCGAGCTGCTGTTCGTCGAGCCGAGCCCGGCGCCGACCAAGGCGTGCCTGGCGCTGGCCGGGCGCTGCACCGACGAGATCCGCTCGCCGCTGTTCCCGGTGACCGCGGCCCTGCGCGACCGGCTGCGGGCCGAGCTGGGGCGCCTCGGGCTCGGGGCGTCGTGACCACGGCGATCACCGTGCTCGGCCCCAGCGGCCGGATGGGCAAGGCGATCCTGGCGGCGGCGGCGACGCGCACCGACGTCCGCATCGCGGCCGCGCTCGACCGCAGCGACGCGCCCGATGTCGGCAAGACGGTCGCGCCCGGCGTCGTCGTCAGCTCGCTGATCGACGCCGCGCTGGCCGCGGCGCCGGTCTACATCGACTTCACCACGCCCAACGCGACCGCGGCGATCGCGCAGCAGGCCCGCGGCCGTCGGGTCGCCGCGGTCGTCGGCACGACCGGCCTGACGGCGACCGCCGAGCGCGCGCTCGACGAGCTGGCCGAGGTGGTCGCGGTGGTGGGCGCGCCCAACTTCTCGGTCGGCGTCAACCTGCTCATGGGCCTGTGCGCGCTGGCCGCGCGGGCGCTCGGCACCGACTGGGACGCCGAGATCGTCGAGCTCCACCACAAGGCCAAGCGCGACGCGCCGTCGGGCACCGCGCTGGGCCTGGCCCGCGCGATCGCGGCCGCCCGCGCGCAGGACCTGGCCGAGGTCGGGCGCTACGCGCGGTCCGGCGACGTCGGCCCGCGCCCGGCCGGCGAGATCGGCGCGGTCGCGGTGCGCGGCGGCGACGTCGTCGGCGAACACACGGCGTACTTCTTCGGCGCCGGCGAGCGCATCGAGCTGTCGCACCGAGCGACCGATCGCGCGATCTTCGCCCACGGCGCCCTGCGCGCGGCGATCTGGGCCGCGCAGCAGCCGCCCGGCCGCTACGACATGATCGACGTGCTCGGGATGCGCTGACGTGCGCCGCCGCAACCTGGCGGTGGCGGTGCTCGTCGCGCTGGCGGCGGCGAGCTGCCGCGGCGGGACCAAGGGGCACCGGCCGCCGCCGGCCGGGGCCGTCGACGCCACGCCCGCGCCCGACGCGAGCGGGCCGTCCGGGTGGTTCCCCGACGACGCCAGCATCGCCGCCCACGTCGCCGAGCTGGCCGGCCCGGCCCTGCGCGGGCGCGGCGACGGCACCGCCGACGAGGTCGCGGCCGCGGCCCGGGTCGCGACCTGGCTGCGCGAGGCCGGGGCCGAGCCCGCCGGCGACGACGGCTTCATCACGCGCTTCACCTACCCCGGCGGCGCCAGCCAGAACGTCGTCGGCGTCATCCGCGGCACCGAGCCCACCGCCGGCCACGTCGTGGTCGGCGCCCACTACGATCACCTCGGCACCGACGCCACCGGCACGTACTTTGGCGCCGACGACAACGCCTCGGGCACCGCCGGCCTCGTGGCGATCGCCGGCGCGCTCGCCCGCGCCGGTCAGCGGCCCCGCCGGACCGTGGTCGTGGTCGCGTTCGGCGCCGAGGAGGCTGGCCTCCACGGCTCGGTCGCGTACGTCGCCCGCCCGACGCTGCCGCTGGCCGACGCGGTCGCGATGATCAACCTCGACATGATCGGCCGGGCCACGTTCCTGTCGGCCAAGGAGTACGGCCTGGTCCACGCGTTCGTGCCGGTCGACGCGATCGGCGCGTTGACCTCGCCCGGCGCCAGCGCGCTCGCCGACGTGGCCCGGGCCGCCGCGGCCCCCATCGGGCGCCCGGTGGTCGCGGCCAGCGACTTCGGCCCGCTCGAGGACCAGATCCGCCCGCTGATCGAGCAGCGCGGCGACCAGGCCAGCTTCGCCGCGGCCGGCGTCCCCTACCTGTGGCTGTCGACCAGCATGCACGACGACTACCACCTGCCGACCGACACCGCCGACAAGGTCGACCCAGGGACCATCGCCGCGGTCGGCCGGATCGTGGTCGGTGTGATCGCCGCCATGCCCGACCGTGCCGCCTTGCAGCCCGCCGCCGCGCCGCGGTAACGTCGGGTCCTTGCGCCGCTTCGCCTTCGTGCTCGGCTCGCTCGCCGTCGCCGTCACCGCCTCGCCGGCGGTCGCCGGGCCCGACTCCGATGTCGCGAGCGCGTTCGATCGCGACGACGGGTTCGACCTGCACCTGACGTTCGACTACCAGCTCGACATCCACCGCGCGGCGATCCGCCGCGAGCAGGCCGGCCGCCCCGGCACGCCGACGACCGCGCCGGTGCCGGTGGTCGACGACCTCGTGTTCGCGAGCACGCGCCACACCGTCGTGCCCAAGCTCGAGCTCGGGCTGTTCCACGACGTGTCGCTGTCGGCCGCGCTGCCGATCACGCTGGCCTACGACCGCACGCTCGAGCTGGACCAGCGCGACACGCCGTGCACGTACGACATCCCGGGCGCCACGTGTGTCAGCCGCACGTCATCAACGACGCTCACCGACGGCCTCCTGCCGATGGCCGGCTACGACGGCCAGAACGCCGGCGCCGGGTTCATGGGCACCGACCCGACCGTGTTCCGCGGCCCGACCCGCAAGGGCGTCGACCAGCTCCACCTCGGCTTCACCTGGGCGCCGATGAACCAGCTGCGCGACGACACCAAGCCGACCTGGAAGCTCGGCGCCGAGTTCCGGATCGCGGTCGGCAAGGTCGCGGCGATGAACCGGCTCGATCCCGGCGCGTCGACCGGCGTCGGCCGCGGCGTCCACGACCTGCGCCTGTCGACCTCGATCGCCAAGCAGCTGGGGTGGGCCGAGCCGTTCGTCGACATCTGGTGGCAGGTGCCGATCGGCATCAAGGATGGCTCGCCGTTCGAGAGCCCCGGGTTCGGCGCGCGCTCGACCGAGCCCAGCCAGCGGGCCGGGACCCGGTTCGGGTTCGAGGCCTACGCGGTCGACCAGGGCGACGAGGGCGCGCGCCTGTCGATCGAGCTGTCGGCCCACCTCGAGAGCCACTTCGAGGGCCGCGAGCAGACCGAGATGTGGGAGGTCTTCGCGCTCGCCGGCGACGCCTCGGGCGCCGGGCCGCTGCGCCTCGACGCCGACCCGACCCAGGCCGGCATGCAGACCATCGATCACCCCGGCATCACGACCGTCGAGAACTACCTCGACCTCGGCGCCCGCGTCGCCGGCCGCATCGCCGTCGGCGATCGCTTCCGGATCGCCGCGCACTTCGAGATGCTGGCGCAGACCGAGCACGTGATCACGTTCACCGACGCCGGCGTCGACCTGCCGCAGTGCACCGGCTCCCTCAACCCCAGCTGCGAGCTCGACAACAACGACCTCGTCACGCCCAACACCAACGAGGTCAACCCGCTGCACGTGCCGCTGATCGACCTGATCGGCCACCGCTACCACGCCGACGACTCGCTCGACTACCAGGTCGGCGTGAACGTCCAGCTGTTGTTCTAGGAGGAGCGTTCGCAGAGCTCCTCCCCAGCATGCGCTGGGGCCCTCCTCCTGAAACGGCCCGGATCGTTCTGCGGGCGCCGGCGATCGTTCGGCCCGGATCGTTCTGCGGGCGCGCGCGGTCGAGGTCGCGCCCTTGGCGAACGTGGGGGGCGACGCGAGCGGGGCTCACGCGTCGGTGACGCGGCGGTAGATCGCCTGCAGATCGGCGGCGGCCAGGTGGGTGACGCCGCCGTCCTCGAGCGCGGCCGCGGTCAGCCGGCGCTTGTCGTCCTGGAGCGCGCAGATGGCGTCCTCGACGGTGCCGCGCGCGACCAGCTTGTAGACGTGGACCGGGCGATCCTGGCCGATGCGGTGGGCGCGATCGGCGGCCTGGGCCTCGGCCGCGGGGTTCCACCACGGATCGTAGTGGATCACCGTGTCGGCGCGCGTGAGGTTGAGCCCGACGCCGCCGGCCTTGAGGCTGACCAGGAAGATCGGCGCGGCCCCGGCCTGGAACCGCCGCACCACGCCGGCGCGATCGCGCGTGGCGCCGGTGAGCGTCAAGGTCGTGAGCCCGGCCGCGCGGCACGCCTGCTCGATCAACCGCAGCATCGAGGTGAACTGCGAGAACACCAGCGTCGTGCGCCCGGCGTCGACCAGCTCGGTCAGGCGCGCCAGCAGGTGGTCGAGCTTGGCCGAGCCGGTCGCGGTGCGCGCCGCCGGCAGCGCCAGCAGCCGCGGATCGCAGCAGCACTGCCGCAGCTTGAGCAGCGCGTCGAGGATCGCCATCGACACGCCCGGCAGGTTCGCCACGGCCAGCGCCGTGCGGACGTCGACGTCGAGGCTGGTGCGCAGGCTCTCGTACAGATCGCGCTGGCCGACGTCGAGCTCGATCCGCTGGATCACCTCGGTCCGCGGCGGCAGCTCGATCGCGACCTCGGCCTTGGTCCGGCGCAGCAGGAACGGCCGGATCCGCGCGCGCAGGTCGGCCAGGATCGGCGCGGCCGCGAACTTCTCGATCGGCCGGCGCACCGTCGCGTCGAACGCGGCCCGGCGCCCGAGCAGCCCCGGCACCGCCAGATCGAGCTGGGCCCACAGCTCGCCGAGGTGGTTCTCGATCGGCGTGCCGGTGACCGCGAACCGGCTGCGCGCGGTCAGCGCCACCGCCGCGGCCCGGAGCTGGGTGTCGGGGTTCTTGAGCGCCTGGGCCTCGTCGAAGATGATCGTGGTCCACGCGATCGTGCGCAAGAGCGGCAGGTCGCGCGCCAGCGTCTGGTACGACGTGACGATCACCGTGGCCTGGGTCAGCCCGGCCGCGTCGTCGGGCCGCGCGGCGCCGAGGTGCCGCGCCAGCGCCAGCCGCGGCGCGAACCGCGCGGCCTCATCGAGCCAGTTGTCGACGACGCTGCGCGGCGCCACGACCAGCGCCGGCGCCCGCGGCGACAGCGGCAGCCCGTCGAGGAACGCCAGCACCTGGACGGTCTTGCCCAGGCCCATGTCGTCGGCGAGCAGGCCGCCGAGCCCGGCGTCGTGGAGCGCGCGCAGCCACGCCAGCCCCAGCGCCTGGTACGGCCGCAGCGCGCCGGCGAAGGTCGCCGCCGGCGCGGCCGGCGCCAGCGCCAGGAGCGCCTCGAGCTGCGCCCGCGCGCCGGCGGTGACGCCGTCGGGACGCTCATCGATCGCCGCGGCCACCGGGGCCGGCAGCACCAGGCGTTCGCCGTCGAGCCCGCGCAGCGCCAGCTCGAGCAGCGGCGCGAACCACCGGGCCAGGCGCTCCGGCGGCAGGTACACCAGCTCGCCCTCGGGCAGCCGCAGGTTGAGCCCGGCGCCGCCGGCGATCGGCGCGCCCGGCGTCAGCACGATCTGGCCGGTGCGGATCGCGGTCAGCAAGATCGGCAGGAGCGGCACCGTGCGGCCGTCGATGCACACCCCCAGCTCGAGCTCGAACCACAGCGGCCGCTCGGCCATCGGCCGCAGGGTCTCGAGCCAGGTGGCCTCGGCCGCCGGCGCCTCGATCGGGAAGCTGTCGTCGAGCACGCACCGCCAGCCCTCGGCCCGCAGGGTCGGGACGATCACGTGCGCGAGCGCGCGCGCGCCCGCGAGCAGCGCCACGCTCGACGGCGCCACCAGGCCGTGGGGCAAGGTCGCCACCAGCTCGTCGAGCCGGGCCCGGGCCCGGCCCTCGGCCACCAGATCGCGCGGCGCCGGCCGGGTCGGATCCCAGGCGCCCAGCGGATAGCGCAGGTCGCCGTAGCTCGCCTCGGCCACCAGCGCCAAGACGTTGCGCAGCCCCGGCTCGAGGCCGACCGTCAGCCGCGGCACCAGCGGCTCGGTCACCGCCGGCTCGTCGACGATCGGCGCCGCGGGCCACAGCGGCCGCAGGCTCCGGGCGACGGTCGCGCGCATCGGCGCCGGCACCGGCGGGCTCGCCAGCAGGCGCGCCACCAGCTCGGGCAAGACGCCCAGCTCGAGCGGCCCGATCTGCCCGGCGTCGGGATCGACGTAGTGGGTGCGCGCGGCCGCGACGATCACCTGCGGCGCGGCGACGCCGAGCCGGAAGCTGCCCGCGGGCGCGCACGGCTGCCACGCCAGCGCCTCGGTCCGGCCCGGGCCCCAGGTCAGCGCCGGGCCGTCGACGCCGCGCCAGAACAGCCGCTCGGTCGCGGCCAGCTCCTCGAGGACCTCGGCCGGGATCCGATCGACGCGCAGCCGCGTCACCTGCGGCGTCGCCCGCGCGATCGCGCGCACCAGCGCGATCCGCCGCAGATCGTCGACGTCGACCCAGCGCGGCGCGCCGCGCTGCGGATCGGCCAGCGCCGCCAGCGGCAGCCCGGCGCTGAGCCCGCCGCCGCGCAGCCGGGCCGCCGGCACGATCGTCAGGCCGACGTCGCGGTCGCGCTCGTCGAGCACGTAGGTCACGACCTGGCTGGTGGTCGGCGGCGCCGCGGTCGGCTGGTGGCGCCCCAGCTCGGCCAGCCACTCGCCGACCCGGGCCTGGCGCTCGGCCTCGATCGCCGCCTCGGCCCCGGCCTGCTCGTCGGCCAGCGCCGCCAGCGCGGTCGCGGCGGCGTGGCCGCAGTCGGTGGCGACCGCGCACGAGCACTCGCCGCGCAGGAGCTCGCCCTCGGCGCGGAACCGGACCGTCACCACCTCGCCCGCGACCCGCGCCACCACCGGCCACGGCGGCGGCTTGACCACGTGCACGCGCCCGCTGGCGATCGCCGCCAGGCCGTCGGCCAGCGCCGCCGCGCCGAAGCAGCGCTCGACCGTGCGCTGCGCGCTCGCCGGGATGTCGCGGCTCATGGCCGCGCGACCCTACCGCGACGACGTCGAGGCGACCACGCACGGCGGCTCGATGCGATCAGGGTCAGGCGGCCCCATTTCGAGCCGCGCGCCGCTGCCGACCAGCGCCACGGTGGGCGCGAGCTTCGCGTGCCAGCTAGCGCTTCTTGCCGCCCTTGGCCTTGCCGCCGCCACCCTTGCCGCTGCCCTTGGGCGCGGCATCCACCTTCGGCTCGTCGGCCTTCGCGCCGGCCGCGCTCGCATCGCCCTCGCCAGCGTCGTCGGCCTCGCCAGCGTCGTCGGCCTTCTCGTCGGCCTTCGCCTCGCTCTTGGCCTCGTCGGCCTTCGCCTCGGTCTTTGCGTCGCTCTTCGCGTCAGCCTTCGCGTCGCTCTTCACCTCGGCCTTCGCCTCGCTCTGCGCGGCCTTCTTGCCGCCCTTGGCCGGCCTGGGGTCGCCGTCGTCGGTCTTGGCCGCGGCGGCCTCGGCCTTGGCCAGCGCCGCCAGCGACGCGAGGCGCCCGCCGACCCGGCCGCCCAGCTCGGCCTCGAGCGGGTGCGGCTTGCCGTGCTTCATCAGCTTGAGGCCGGCGTAGACCGCGGCGCCGAACACCAGGAACGACGACCACTGCGCGAACGTCAGGCCGACGTAGCGCTGGTCGCTCTGGTTGAGCCGCCAGAACTCGAGGACGAACCGCACCGGCGCGTACAGGCCGGCGATCATCACCGCCACGAGGCCGGCCGACCACCGGCGCTTCTTCTGGAACGCCATCCACAGCACCAGCGCGTTGACCGGGATCAGGTAGGTCAGCTCGTACATCGCCATGTTGTGGCAGCGGATCGTGTCGCCGACGTGGTGGCCGTGGAGCTGGATCTCCTCGAGCAGGCCGCGCGCGGCGAGCTCGGCGCGCGGGTAGTCGACGCCGAAGCGCGAGTCGGTGGCGCGGCCGATGTGATCGTGCACGAGCGTGCAGCCGATCCGGCCGATCGAGAACCCGAGCAGGAGCCCGACCCCGGTCGCGTCCATCCACAGCCCCGGCGTCAGGCGCTTCCACCAGATGAAGAACGAGATGCCCATGGCCCCGCCCAGGAAGCCGCCGTAGGACGAGATCCCGTCCCAGACCTTGAGCATCAGCAGCGGGTCCTTGGCCAGCTTGACCCGCTCGTAGGCCAGCACGTCGAACACGTGGGCGCCGAGGAACCCGCTGACGACGACCCAGCCGGTCAGGCTGCGCAGGTCGTCCTCGTCGACGCCGTGGCGCAGCGCGTAGCGGCGCATGACCTCGGCGCCGATCAGGACGCCGGTCGCGACGATGATGCCGAACGGCTGGATGGGCAGGCCGAACAGGTCGCGCGCGCCCAGCTCGACGAACGGCAACCCGGAGTGAGAGCTGGTCGCGAACAGCGCGACCAGCGACGCGAGCACGGATGCGTACACGCGCGCAGCCTACCTCATGTCGGGCGCGCTTGCCGCCCGGGCCGGCCGGGCGTTACCGTCCGGCCATGCCCGAGGTTCTCGTCGGAGGCCACATCATCGCCCGCCAGCTCAAGGCCGAGGGCACCACCTGCATCTTCACGCTGTGCGGCGGCCACATCGCGCCGATCTACGACGGCTGCCTGCGCGAGGGGATCGACATCATCGACACCCGCCACGAGCAGGCCGCGGTCCACGCCGCCGACGGCTGGTCGCGCCTGACCCGCGGCTGCGGCGTCGCGGTGATCACCGCCGGCCCCGGCGTCACCGACGGCGTGACCGGCGTCGCCAACGCGTTCCAGGCGTCGATCCCGCTCCTGGTCCTGGGCGGCGCGTCGGAGCTGCGCTTCAAGGGCAAGGGCGCGCTCCAGGAGATGGAGCAGACCTCGCTGCTCGCGCCGATCACCAAGGCCAGCTTCACCGCCAGCGACCCCAAGCGCCTCGCCGAGTACGTCCGCACCGGCGTCCGGATCGCCACCTCGGGCGTGCCCGGCCCGGTGTTCATCGAGCTGCCGTTCGACGTGCTGACCGCGCAGGTCAGCGATCCGCAGTTCCCGGCGCCGCCGCGGCCGTGGCCGGCCCAGCCCGGCGATCCGATCGGCATCGCCGCCACCGCCGCGCTCATCGCCGGCGCCGACAAGCCGATGATCTTCGCCGGCAGCCAGGTCTACTGGGACGCCGCCTGGGCCGAGCTGGTGGCCCTGGCCGAGCGCGCGCAGATCCCGGTGTTCACCAACGCGATGGGCCGCGGCTGCATCGACAGCCGCCACCCGCTCGCGTTCGCGCAGGCGCGCAAGAACGCGTTCCGCGGCACCGACCTGGCGATCATCCTCGGCACGCCGCTCGACTTCCGGGTCGGCTACGGCGCCGGCATCAACGCCAAGGCCAAGATCGTCCAGATCGAGCGCGACCCGACCAAGATCGCGCAGAACCGCGACACCGAGGTCTCGATCCTCGGCGACGCGCGCTCGGTGCTGGCCCAGCTCACCGCCGCGACCGCCGTCGCCACCGGCCGCACCGCGCCGTGGATCGAGGAGCTGCGCGGCGCCGAGACCAAGGCCATGGCCAAGCTGCGCGACCACGCGGCCTCGGACGCGCGGCCGATCAACCACTACCGGCTGGCCCAGGCCATCGCCGACGTGATCGACGACGACACGATCGTCATCGGCGACGGCGGCGACTGCGTCGCGCTCGGCGCCAAGCTCCTGGCCCGCAACAAGCCCGGCACCTGGATGGATCCGGGCCCGCTCGGCTGCCTCGGCATCGGCGCGCCGTTCGCGCTCGCCGCCAAGAAGCTCAACCCCAACGCCAAGGTGCTGGTGCTGTCGGGCGACGGCAGCTTCGGCCTCAACGGCTTCGACTTCGAGACCGCGGTCCGCTGGAACCTGCCGATGTGCGTGGTGGTCGCCAACGACGCCGCGTGGGGGCAGATCCGCGGCCCGCAGGTGATGATCTTCGGCGCGGCCCGCTCGCCGGCGACCAAGCTGGCGTCGACCCGCTACGACAAGGTCGTCGAGGCGTTCGGCGGCAAGGGCTACTTCGTCGAGGATCCGGCCGAGCTGGTCGCGACCTTGCGCGCGGCCCTGGCCGAGCCGACGGTCACCTGCGTGAACGTCAGCGTCGATCCCGACTTCGTCGTCAAGAGCGGCGCCGCCAAGCTGACGGTCTGATCATGGTCTGGGAGCCCTTCGCCCTCGCGATCGTGTTCGGCCTGCTGATCTCGGCCGGCATCTACTTCGTCGTGATGTGGCCCCAGGTCGCGCCCGACGACGACGCCCCCGACGACGACGCGGCGCCGGCCGAGCCGTCCGCCACCGCGTCCGCCGCCGAGTCCGCCACCGCGCCGGTCACCGAACCGTCCGCCACCGAGTCTGCCGCCGCGCCGGTCACCGAGTCCGCCGCCGCGCCGGCGACCGAGCCGGCGGCCACCGCGCCGTCGGCCACCGCGCCGCCCAGCGAGCCGGCGGCCACCGAGCCGCCGGCCGCGGCGTGACCGGGCTGCTACACTGACCGCATGCGCCGCCTGGCGTGGGCCACGATCGCGGCGCTCGGCCTGACGGCGACCTCCACCGCCGAGCCGCGCCTGGGTGCGATCGTCCGGGTCGTCCAGCCCGACGCCACGCCGACCCTCGGCCCGCGCGACGCGCTGGTGACGGTCGACCTGTACTTCGTGCCTGGCGCCGATCCCAGCCACTCCGCGTACCGCGCGGTCCGGGCGCTGGCGGACCGCCACCCCGGGCGCGTGCGCGCGCGCTTCTACCCGCGCCGGGTCGGGCCGCACCAGGTCACGCCGGCCATGGCCCTGGCGGCGCACCGACGCGGGCAGTTCTTCGCGTTCCTCGACGCGCTGGCCGCGCGCCCGACGACGCCGAGCGCGGCCACGACCCTCGCGCTCGCGGTCGACCTCGGGCTCGATCGCGACGTCGCCATCACCGCCGCGCGCGATCCCGAGCTCGACCAGATCCTGACCACCAACGACCACCGCGCGTTCCGGAGCATGGCCCGGCAGGCGGTCGAGGTGGCGGTGAACGGCCAGCCGCTGTCGCTCGGGCAGCTGCGCATGAACGCCGGCTCGATGAGCGTGGCCCAGCTCGAGCAGGCCTACCAGGCCGCGCTGGTCGAGGCGCGCCTGGCCGCGGCGCAGGGCCTGACCGGGTCGGCGCTGGTCCGGTGGGGGCGCCTGCGCGGCGGCTGCGACGACGCCGGCGCCGCGGACGACGACGCGCCGGCGCCGCCACCTGGGTTCGAGCCGCCGACGTACGCCTGGAGCCTGGGGCGCGTCCTCGACCGCGGCACCGACTGCGCCGCGCCGATGCCCCGGCCGGCGCGCCTCGACGATCCGCCCATGACCGGCGACGACGACGCGCCGCGCCCGCGGCTGCTCGACGCGCCGCTGCCGATCGCCGGCGCGCCCGCGGTCGGCCCGGCCGACGCCGCGGTGCCGATCGTGGTCGCGTGCAACCCGCGGGGCGAGAACTGCCGCGGCCAGCTGTCGGCGCTGCGCGGGCTGGTCGACGTCTACGAGGGCGCGGTCCGGCTGGTCTGGGTGCCGTGGATCGATCTCGGCTTCGAGGCCAGCGCCGCCGACCTCGAGCTGGCCGCGGCCGCGCTGTGCGCCGCCGAGCTCGGCGACGGCTGGCCGTTCACGAGCGACCCGGCCGGCATCCACCGCGCCCCGCCGGCGGTGCCCGAGCTCGCGCGCGAGGCCAAGGTCGACCCGCAGGCGGTCGCGGCCTGCGTCGCGCCCACCACCGAGCGGGTGCGGATCATGGTCGCGGCCGCCGAGCGGGCCGGCGTCGGCTGGGGCCCGACGGTGGTCATCGGCGGCCGGGCCTACGTCGGCGGGTTCATCGACGGCCAGGCCGCCGCGATGGTGGTCGAGCACGCGCTGAGCCCCGGGTTACTCGAACAACTGAACCGGTGAGGCCGCCGACGTTTGACCAGGTGAGGGAGCCCGTGCGACGATCGCCGCGATGGAGTTGACCTTCGCGGCCGCCACCGACGTGGGGCGCCAGCGGACCCACAACGAGGACAACTTCCTCATCGACAAGAAGCTGCGGCTCTTCTTGGTCGCCGATGGCATGGGCGGCCACGCCGCGGGCGAGGTGGCGTCGTCGATCGCGGTCCACGAGATCCGCGACGCGGTCTACGCCAACCGCGATCTGATCGAGCGCTACCGCGCCGAGGGGCCGGCCTCGGCCGCCGTCGAGATCCTGCAGATGCTCGAGCACGCGGTCCAGGCGGCGTGCTCGACCGTGTTCACCCGGGCCCAGGCCGAGAGCGACAAGCGCGGCATGGGCACGACCGCGTCGGTGATGTTGATCGCCGGCGCGCCCGATCACCTGCGCGGCTTCATCGCCCACGTCGGCGACAGCCGCGTCTACCTGACGCGCCAGGGCCAGGCGCACCAGCTCACCGAGGACCACTCGCTCATGAACGAGCTGGTCCGCCGCGGCAAGCTCAAGCGCGATCAGGTCGAGAGCTCGCCCTACAAGCAGTTCAAGAACGCGGTGACCCGCGCGGTCGGCGTCTACGCCTCGGTCGAGGTCGACACCTTCGACTTCGACATCCTGCCCGGCGACCGCTTCCTCTTGTGCTCCGACGGCCTCTACGCCTACCTCGAGGACGACAAGCTGCCGACGCTGCTGGGCGACGGCGACATCAAGGACGTGCCGCGCCAGCTGATCGAGCTGGCCAACGGCGGCGGCGGCCACGACAACATCACCGGCGTGGTCCTGCGCATCGGCGAGGGCGGCACCTCGGCCGCGACCGCGCCGCGCACCGGCGAGGCGTCGCTCAAGCTCGACGCGCTCAAGGGCATGCAGATGTTCCGCTACCTCTCGTACCGCGAGCTGGTGCGGGTCACCAACATCACCGCGCTGACCGACGCCGACGCCGGGGAGATCGTCTTCCAGGGCGGCGACGCCGGCGAGATCATGTACGTGGTCGCCAGCGGCCGCGTGCGCCTGACCAAGGACGACGTCCACGTCGCCGACCTGTCCAAGGGCCAGCACTTCGGCGAGATGGCGCTGATCGATCGCTCGACCCGCTCGCTCACCGCCACCGCCACCGAGGCCACGCGCCTGGTCACGGTCCGGCGCAAGGACTTCTACGAGATCATCAAGAAGGAGCCCGAGCTGGCGACCAAGCTCCTGTGGAGCTTCGTCCAGGTGCTGGGCGCTCGGCTGCGCAAGACCACCAACGATCTGTCCGACGCGCTGCACGGCGACAAACACGGCGTCGAGACCACCGCCGAGAACCTGTTCCAGGACTGAGCGCCAGAGGGTTCGTCGCCGAACCCAGGCAGGTGCAGGGGGGACTCCGCGGTCCAGAGGGCCTGTCGCCAGGGCCAGGCAGGTGCAGGGGGGACTCGGAGGTCCGCGGCTTCGCCGAGGCCACGGCGGCACCGCGACGGGCGAGCCCCACCCAGGACCACCCA
This genomic window from Myxococcales bacterium contains:
- a CDS encoding prolipoprotein diacylglyceryl transferase, which codes for MYASVLASLVALFATSSHSGLPFVELGARDLFGLPIQPFGIIVATGVLIGAEVMRRYALRHGVDEDDLRSLTGWVVVSGFLGAHVFDVLAYERVKLAKDPLLMLKVWDGISSYGGFLGGAMGISFFIWWKRLTPGLWMDATGVGLLLGFSIGRIGCTLVHDHIGRATDSRFGVDYPRAELAARGLLEEIQLHGHHVGDTIRCHNMAMYELTYLIPVNALVLWMAFQKKRRWSAGLVAVMIAGLYAPVRFVLEFWRLNQSDQRYVGLTFAQWSSFLVFGAAVYAGLKLMKHGKPHPLEAELGGRVGGRLASLAALAKAEAAAAKTDDGDPRPAKGGKKAAQSEAKAEVKSDAKADAKSDAKTEAKADEAKSEAKADEKADDAGEADDAGEGDASAAGAKADEPKVDAAPKGSGKGGGGKAKGGKKR
- a CDS encoding acetolactate synthase, with product MPEVLVGGHIIARQLKAEGTTCIFTLCGGHIAPIYDGCLREGIDIIDTRHEQAAVHAADGWSRLTRGCGVAVITAGPGVTDGVTGVANAFQASIPLLVLGGASELRFKGKGALQEMEQTSLLAPITKASFTASDPKRLAEYVRTGVRIATSGVPGPVFIELPFDVLTAQVSDPQFPAPPRPWPAQPGDPIGIAATAALIAGADKPMIFAGSQVYWDAAWAELVALAERAQIPVFTNAMGRGCIDSRHPLAFAQARKNAFRGTDLAIILGTPLDFRVGYGAGINAKAKIVQIERDPTKIAQNRDTEVSILGDARSVLAQLTAATAVATGRTAPWIEELRGAETKAMAKLRDHAASDARPINHYRLAQAIADVIDDDTIVIGDGGDCVALGAKLLARNKPGTWMDPGPLGCLGIGAPFALAAKKLNPNAKVLVLSGDGSFGLNGFDFETAVRWNLPMCVVVANDAAWGQIRGPQVMIFGAARSPATKLASTRYDKVVEAFGGKGYFVEDPAELVATLRAALAEPTVTCVNVSVDPDFVVKSGAAKLTV
- a CDS encoding cyclic nucleotide-binding domain-containing protein, with the translated sequence MELTFAAATDVGRQRTHNEDNFLIDKKLRLFLVADGMGGHAAGEVASSIAVHEIRDAVYANRDLIERYRAEGPASAAVEILQMLEHAVQAACSTVFTRAQAESDKRGMGTTASVMLIAGAPDHLRGFIAHVGDSRVYLTRQGQAHQLTEDHSLMNELVRRGKLKRDQVESSPYKQFKNAVTRAVGVYASVEVDTFDFDILPGDRFLLCSDGLYAYLEDDKLPTLLGDGDIKDVPRQLIELANGGGGHDNITGVVLRIGEGGTSAATAPRTGEASLKLDALKGMQMFRYLSYRELVRVTNITALTDADAGEIVFQGGDAGEIMYVVASGRVRLTKDDVHVADLSKGQHFGEMALIDRSTRSLTATATEATRLVTVRRKDFYEIIKKEPELATKLLWSFVQVLGARLRKTTNDLSDALHGDKHGVETTAENLFQD